One region of Mucilaginibacter gotjawali genomic DNA includes:
- a CDS encoding SusC/RagA family TonB-linked outer membrane protein, with protein sequence MRKNYFKKYVLLFVLITMSFMAFAQTGGITGKVVDEKNQPLPGSSVTIDGTTVGASTDVNGGFTITHLKAGTYTVTAKFLGYIASKKTVTVEGSVVTVNFALQPDNTSLNEVVVIGYGTVKSKDITGSVATVTAKDFDGGAITTPEQLIQGKVAGVSITSNSGAPGAGSTITIRGGASINGGNDPLIVIDGVPLAPDGIAGAANPLDMINPNDIESFSILKDASAAAIYGNRASNGVIIITTKKGQSGKPVINFSTQVSDATLPKEAPVLTAQQFRDYINSHDTTTAGIYRNLMGTASTDWQKQIYQKSISTDDNLSISGTTGKLPYRVSVGYTDNQGILKTTSLNRYTASVNLSPTLFTDHLKVNFNFKGAQVKQRFANEGGVISDAVDFNPTVPVYGSGSQYAPYGGYWQWTDANNTPSGLKSLAPLNPLGVLEQNDNESTVYRAIASLALDYKLHFFPDLHANVNLSYDGSRGSGFDNIPANAATNIDSYKDASGNYHSGSESKYKSVLENKLFEGFLSYNKNVKSIKSTFNLIAGYSIQDFKSTSYSNFYAGNTNTKFADGTIDPRSAATYPFYINENIMTSFYGRLIYNYDEKYYLTASVRDDNSTKFAPSSRTGIFPSVALAWRISNEDFLKGSNVLSNLKLRLEYGITGNQEGVGDYDYLAQYSLSNSTAQYPFGGTYYQMYRPGAYFPGRTWETTASTNIGLDYGFLRDRITGTIDYYYNKTKNLLEVISQSAGTNFSNVITGNVGNMENDGLELGITGKIIAQKDISWSANFNVSFNHNKITNLTAIPNPNYPGQAVGGVSGGTGNNVEIDQPGYARNTFFVYQQVYGSNGKPLDGVFVDRNHDGVINNQDLYHDHSPDPKQIYGLSSDFNYRKWNLGFVARANVGNYIYNNVASATGIQRNIMNPLGILNNGSNDVLNSGLTGNGSNDLLSDYYIQNASFLRMDNMHLGYNFGSFASWVSAFKVSFNVQNVFIITDYKGVDPELGYVGAGGGGIDNNFYPRPRTYSIGLNLSVR encoded by the coding sequence ATGAGAAAAAATTACTTCAAAAAGTATGTACTTCTGTTTGTGCTTATCACAATGTCATTTATGGCATTTGCCCAAACCGGAGGAATTACAGGTAAGGTTGTTGATGAAAAAAATCAACCCCTTCCGGGATCATCCGTAACCATCGACGGTACAACCGTTGGTGCGAGTACCGATGTAAATGGTGGTTTCACTATCACCCATCTTAAAGCCGGTACTTATACCGTTACCGCAAAATTTTTAGGTTATATTGCTTCTAAAAAGACAGTAACTGTTGAGGGCTCAGTAGTTACCGTTAATTTTGCGTTACAGCCTGACAATACCAGCCTTAATGAGGTGGTGGTTATTGGTTATGGTACCGTAAAGAGCAAAGACATCACCGGATCTGTAGCTACTGTTACTGCTAAAGATTTTGACGGTGGCGCGATTACCACGCCTGAGCAACTGATCCAGGGAAAAGTTGCCGGTGTATCCATTACTTCAAATAGCGGTGCGCCCGGTGCCGGTAGCACCATTACCATCCGTGGCGGTGCGTCTATTAACGGTGGCAATGACCCGCTGATCGTTATCGACGGCGTTCCGCTGGCGCCCGATGGTATAGCCGGAGCTGCAAATCCGCTGGATATGATCAATCCCAATGACATTGAATCGTTTTCAATTTTAAAAGATGCTTCTGCTGCCGCAATTTATGGTAACAGGGCTTCAAACGGTGTTATTATCATTACCACCAAAAAAGGACAATCAGGCAAACCGGTAATTAATTTCAGCACCCAGGTGTCTGATGCTACTTTACCAAAAGAAGCACCGGTATTAACGGCTCAACAATTTCGTGACTATATCAATTCTCACGATACAACTACAGCCGGGATATACAGGAACCTGATGGGAACTGCAAGCACCGACTGGCAAAAACAGATTTATCAAAAATCAATCAGTACTGATGATAACTTAAGTATATCAGGTACAACCGGTAAATTACCTTATCGCGTGTCGGTTGGGTATACCGATAATCAGGGTATATTAAAAACAACGTCACTAAACAGGTATACTGCTTCAGTTAACTTAAGCCCAACTTTATTTACCGACCATTTAAAGGTTAATTTTAACTTTAAAGGCGCACAGGTAAAACAAAGATTTGCCAATGAAGGTGGTGTAATCAGTGATGCCGTTGATTTTAACCCTACTGTACCTGTATATGGTTCAGGGTCACAATACGCCCCTTATGGTGGCTACTGGCAATGGACCGATGCAAACAATACCCCTAGTGGCCTAAAATCACTTGCTCCGCTTAACCCGCTTGGTGTGCTGGAACAAAATGACAACGAAAGTACCGTGTACAGGGCTATCGCAAGTTTAGCTTTAGATTATAAATTGCACTTCTTCCCCGACCTGCACGCTAATGTAAACCTTTCTTATGATGGTTCAAGAGGTTCAGGTTTTGACAACATCCCGGCCAATGCTGCGACAAATATTGACAGTTATAAGGACGCAAGTGGTAACTATCACAGCGGAAGCGAAAGCAAATACAAATCGGTACTTGAAAACAAGCTTTTTGAAGGCTTTTTAAGCTACAACAAAAACGTAAAAAGCATTAAGAGTACCTTTAACCTGATTGCAGGCTACTCAATACAGGATTTCAAAAGCACCAGCTATTCTAATTTTTACGCCGGCAATACCAATACAAAATTCGCCGACGGAACAATTGATCCCCGTTCAGCAGCTACTTATCCATTTTACATCAATGAAAACATAATGACCTCTTTTTACGGCAGGTTAATATACAACTATGATGAAAAATATTATTTAACTGCATCTGTTCGTGATGATAACTCAACCAAATTTGCCCCAAGTTCGCGTACAGGTATATTCCCTTCTGTGGCTTTGGCATGGAGGATCAGCAACGAAGACTTTCTTAAAGGCAGCAACGTACTTTCAAACCTTAAATTAAGATTAGAGTATGGTATAACAGGAAACCAGGAAGGTGTTGGCGATTATGATTATTTAGCACAATATAGCTTAAGTAACAGCACTGCCCAATATCCGTTCGGCGGCACCTACTATCAAATGTATCGCCCGGGCGCATATTTTCCCGGCAGAACCTGGGAAACAACAGCCTCAACCAACATTGGTTTAGACTATGGTTTCCTGCGTGACCGCATTACCGGTACTATTGATTATTATTATAACAAAACCAAAAACCTGCTCGAAGTTATAAGCCAGTCAGCTGGTACTAACTTTAGCAACGTTATAACCGGTAACGTAGGTAATATGGAGAATGACGGTTTAGAACTGGGGATCACCGGTAAAATTATCGCTCAAAAAGATATCAGCTGGTCTGCCAATTTCAACGTGAGCTTTAACCACAATAAGATCACTAATTTAACAGCTATCCCTAACCCTAACTATCCGGGCCAGGCAGTGGGCGGTGTATCTGGTGGTACAGGTAATAACGTGGAAATTGACCAGCCAGGATATGCACGCAACACCTTCTTTGTTTACCAGCAGGTATATGGTTCCAACGGCAAACCACTTGACGGTGTTTTTGTTGACAGGAACCATGACGGCGTTATCAACAACCAGGATCTTTATCATGACCACAGCCCTGATCCAAAACAAATTTATGGTTTAAGCTCTGATTTCAACTACCGCAAATGGAACCTTGGTTTTGTTGCACGTGCCAATGTGGGTAACTATATTTACAATAACGTAGCATCAGCTACAGGTATCCAGCGCAACATTATGAACCCGCTTGGTATCCTGAATAACGGCTCAAATGACGTTTTAAACAGCGGTTTAACCGGCAACGGCAGCAATGACCTGTTGTCTGATTATTACATCCAGAATGCATCATTCCTGAGAATGGATAATATGCATTTAGGATATAACTTTGGAAGTTTTGCCAGCTGGGTAAGCGCATTTAAGGTTAGTTTCAATGTGCAGAACGTGTTTATTATAACCGATTATAAAGGAGTTGATCCGGAGCTGGGCTATGTAGGCGCAGGCGGCGGTGGTATTGATAATAATTTTTATCCACGCCCACGGACTTATTCAATTGGTTTAAATCTAAGTGTAAGATAA
- a CDS encoding RagB/SusD family nutrient uptake outer membrane protein has protein sequence MKRNSFKILLVLAILTGGLISCDKNKILTPNYQVSSQQVYSDPKSIVEAAAKVYGAFALTGNSGPAGAGDIAGIDEGTSDFFRLLWYAQELPTDEAVIAWGDPGVPDFHQMSWSSSNLIITGLYYRSMYQITLANDFIRQTSDANLASHGITGSDATNIRYLRAEARFLRAYQYSVLMDLFAQPPFVTDANAVGSIVPPQTTRTALFAYVEGELKAIDPLMVAPMKNQYGRADQGAVWALLSRIYLNAQVYTGTARYNDAITYASKAIGAGYALIPKYDNLFLADNNLNTSENIFTIEYDGANTQGYGGTTFMTHAPVGGSMPSVDFGIGGGWGGVRTTSSLVNLFPANTSTAFPNNGNPDTRAEFWTDGQNLAINDVTNFKDGYGITKWRNVTSTGAQGSSSNFSDVDEPIIRLSEVYLNYAEAVLRGGTTGTSDLALSYVNKIRERAYGGPSGDITSGQLTLSFILDERGRELYWEGFRRTDLIRYGIFTAVTSDSRSVWPFKGGVKTGAGVADYRNLYPIPDQDRAANPNLKQNPGY, from the coding sequence ATGAAAAGGAATTCATTCAAAATCTTATTAGTCCTCGCCATTTTAACGGGCGGACTGATTTCGTGTGATAAGAATAAGATTCTTACACCAAACTACCAGGTATCCTCGCAGCAGGTTTACAGCGATCCAAAAAGTATCGTTGAAGCTGCAGCAAAAGTTTATGGTGCATTCGCACTAACCGGCAATTCAGGCCCTGCAGGCGCAGGAGACATTGCAGGGATCGACGAAGGTACTTCTGATTTTTTCCGCCTGCTTTGGTACGCACAGGAGTTACCTACTGACGAAGCGGTTATAGCATGGGGTGACCCCGGTGTACCAGACTTTCACCAGATGAGCTGGTCTTCATCCAACCTTATCATTACCGGTTTGTACTATCGCAGTATGTACCAGATCACCCTGGCTAACGATTTTATCCGTCAAACCAGTGACGCAAACTTAGCAAGCCACGGAATTACCGGCTCTGACGCTACCAACATCCGTTATTTACGTGCTGAAGCGCGTTTTTTAAGAGCTTACCAATACTCAGTATTGATGGACCTTTTTGCCCAGCCGCCATTTGTAACAGATGCTAACGCTGTAGGATCGATCGTTCCGCCACAAACAACCCGGACTGCACTGTTTGCCTATGTTGAAGGTGAACTGAAAGCTATCGATCCTTTGATGGTGGCCCCGATGAAAAATCAGTATGGCCGTGCCGACCAGGGCGCTGTTTGGGCTTTATTATCCCGTATCTATTTAAATGCACAGGTTTATACCGGTACTGCAAGATACAACGATGCTATCACATATGCCAGCAAAGCTATCGGCGCTGGTTATGCACTGATCCCTAAATATGACAACTTGTTCCTGGCTGACAATAACCTGAATACCAGTGAAAATATATTCACTATTGAGTATGATGGCGCCAATACGCAAGGTTACGGTGGTACAACTTTTATGACCCACGCACCGGTAGGCGGCTCAATGCCATCAGTTGATTTCGGTATCGGCGGCGGTTGGGGCGGTGTACGTACTACCAGCAGCCTGGTAAACCTTTTCCCAGCTAATACCAGTACTGCTTTCCCAAATAACGGCAACCCCGACACACGTGCCGAATTCTGGACCGACGGCCAAAATCTTGCTATCAATGACGTAACTAACTTTAAAGATGGTTATGGCATAACTAAGTGGAGAAACGTTACCAGTACCGGCGCACAAGGTTCAAGCTCAAATTTTTCAGATGTTGACGAGCCTATCATCCGCTTATCTGAAGTTTATCTGAATTATGCCGAAGCAGTTTTACGCGGCGGCACTACCGGAACTTCAGATTTAGCACTGTCCTATGTTAACAAGATCCGCGAAAGGGCATACGGAGGCCCAAGTGGCGATATCACGTCGGGCCAGTTAACCCTTAGCTTTATCCTGGATGAAAGAGGCCGCGAATTATACTGGGAAGGCTTCCGCCGCACAGATTTGATCCGTTATGGTATCTTCACTGCGGTAACTTCAGATTCACGTTCAGTATGGCCGTTTAAAGGCGGTGTAAAAACCGGCGCAGGTGTTGCCGATTATCGCAACCTGTACCCTATTCCTGATCAGGACAGAGCAGCAAATCCAAACTTAAAACAAAACCCGGGCTATTAA
- a CDS encoding SusE domain-containing protein: MKKVLSKFIALSSIGLLMLSACKKDGTLVTSNGGKAGTLTASATTLMLDKTKLTDTSKVIKFNFTAADYGFSAAVTNTLQIDAAGDNWAKPTSVTLGNKVSSQGYSTADFNNLVLKLNLPAGVASTVNVRIMHSISSGVAPVYSNVLALSVTPFNLTSWLYITGASFGWQNPGPQEDSLISVTGNGVYTGIVNFTDGNNQFLVLPAKNWNNKYATTGTSTPSTTITYNASNNLNAPTAAGWYIVTVDLNANTVSFALADYYTITGSAVQGWGVDTPMKYVNDGNGNWVAYNVPMSVNEYKFRQDGQWTNSWGPGATAGTAVSSGATGDGNFAITTAGNYNLTFNAPATPLGSPILKTTTYTIAKQ, from the coding sequence ATGAAAAAAGTTCTAAGCAAATTCATCGCATTAAGCAGCATAGGACTGCTAATGCTATCAGCCTGTAAAAAGGACGGAACGCTGGTAACTTCAAACGGAGGAAAAGCAGGAACCCTGACGGCATCTGCAACAACTTTAATGTTGGACAAAACCAAGTTAACCGACACTTCGAAGGTAATCAAATTCAACTTTACAGCCGCTGATTATGGCTTCAGTGCCGCTGTAACCAACACATTGCAGATTGATGCGGCAGGTGATAATTGGGCAAAACCAACATCAGTAACTTTAGGCAATAAGGTTTCTTCACAAGGCTATTCAACAGCAGACTTTAACAACCTTGTATTAAAGCTTAATTTACCTGCTGGTGTAGCTTCAACAGTTAACGTGCGTATCATGCATTCAATTTCATCAGGCGTTGCACCTGTATACTCAAATGTGCTTGCACTTAGTGTTACGCCATTTAATTTAACATCATGGCTGTATATAACAGGAGCTTCCTTTGGATGGCAAAACCCAGGCCCGCAAGAGGATAGCCTGATATCTGTTACAGGTAATGGTGTTTATACGGGCATCGTTAATTTCACTGACGGCAATAACCAATTTTTGGTATTGCCCGCTAAAAACTGGAATAATAAATATGCAACTACCGGCACCTCAACGCCAAGCACGACGATTACTTATAACGCCTCAAATAACCTTAATGCGCCAACTGCAGCCGGCTGGTACATTGTAACGGTGGATTTAAACGCCAATACAGTTTCATTTGCTCTCGCAGATTATTATACCATCACCGGCAGTGCAGTACAAGGATGGGGTGTAGACACGCCAATGAAGTACGTAAACGATGGCAATGGTAACTGGGTGGCTTACAATGTTCCGATGTCAGTTAATGAATATAAATTCAGGCAGGATGGCCAGTGGACAAATAGCTGGGGACCAGGTGCTACTGCCGGTACAGCAGTATCTTCCGGTGCTACGGGAGACGGCAACTTTGCAATAACTACAGCAGGCAATTACAACTTAACCTTTAATGCACCTGCAACTCCTTTAGGTAGCCCGATTTTGAAAACTACTACTTATACTATTGCTAAGCAATAA
- a CDS encoding citrate synthase — MSENAQLKIGDKTYDLPIIEGTEGEKAIDISKLRDQSGYVTLDIGYKNTGATKSAITFLDGELGILKYRGYPIEQLAEKSSFIEVAYLLIYGALPTEQQLTDFQYEISRYTLVHEDMKKFFDGFPSKSHPMGQLSSLVCALSAFYPESLKPIQTNEEVHLSIIKVLAKMATLVSWIYKKSLGHPVIYPRNKYDYVTNFLYMTFGQRTEEIEIDPVVVSAMNVLLILHADHEQNCSTSTVRIVGSSESNIYASVSAGISALWGPLHGGANQAVIEMLEKIKEDGGDTDKWIAKAKDKNDPFRLMGFGHRVYKNFDPRAKIIKKACDDILEKLGIDDEVLDIAKKLEEVALKDPYFVERKLYPNVDFYSGIIYRALGFPTDMFTVLFALGRLPGWIAQWKEMKDNKEPIGRPRQIYTGATTRDYVDIASR; from the coding sequence ATGTCGGAGAATGCACAATTAAAAATTGGCGATAAAACGTATGACCTGCCCATTATTGAGGGTACTGAAGGTGAAAAAGCGATTGATATTTCAAAATTAAGAGATCAGTCGGGGTATGTTACCCTGGATATTGGCTATAAAAACACAGGGGCCACAAAAAGTGCAATTACTTTTTTAGACGGTGAATTGGGTATACTTAAATACCGTGGGTACCCAATTGAACAGCTTGCAGAGAAATCGAGCTTTATCGAAGTGGCTTACCTGTTGATTTATGGCGCACTGCCCACCGAACAGCAATTGACAGATTTTCAGTATGAAATAAGCCGGTATACCCTTGTGCACGAGGATATGAAGAAGTTTTTTGACGGTTTCCCGTCAAAATCTCACCCTATGGGCCAGCTATCGTCGTTGGTATGTGCATTATCGGCGTTTTATCCTGAGTCATTAAAACCTATTCAAACCAACGAAGAGGTTCACCTGAGTATTATAAAAGTGCTGGCAAAAATGGCCACCCTGGTTTCATGGATCTACAAAAAATCATTAGGGCACCCCGTTATTTACCCGCGTAATAAATATGACTATGTAACCAATTTCCTGTACATGACCTTTGGGCAGCGTACCGAGGAAATTGAAATTGACCCGGTTGTGGTAAGTGCCATGAATGTATTGCTGATTTTGCATGCCGACCATGAGCAAAACTGCTCCACTTCAACCGTGCGCATTGTTGGTTCATCCGAATCAAATATTTATGCATCCGTATCGGCAGGTATTTCGGCATTGTGGGGTCCGCTGCATGGCGGCGCCAACCAGGCCGTAATTGAAATGCTTGAAAAAATTAAGGAAGATGGGGGAGATACCGATAAATGGATAGCCAAAGCAAAAGATAAAAACGATCCGTTCCGCCTGATGGGTTTTGGGCACCGCGTTTATAAAAATTTCGACCCGCGTGCGAAGATCATTAAAAAAGCCTGCGACGATATCCTTGAAAAATTGGGCATTGACGATGAAGTATTGGATATAGCCAAAAAACTGGAAGAGGTAGCTTTAAAGGACCCTTATTTTGTTGAACGGAAACTATACCCTAACGTCGATTTCTACTCAGGCATTATATACAGGGCCCTGGGTTTCCCTACCGATATGTTTACCGTTTTGTTTGCCCTTGGCCGTTTACCCGGCTGGATAGCACAATGGAAAGAAATGAAAGACAACAAGGAACCGATCGGCCGCCCGCGCCAGATTTATACCGGCGCTACCACCAGGGATTATGTGGACATTGCAAGCCGATAG
- a CDS encoding PAS domain S-box protein, translating into MSFKIKLLFILQNDNTIYRLLLAGLLIANPALHYLCLYNSYDPIWLRAINTGLCFVALGLSFYPGKYFAIFSQYAAILSFLVINNCILLSRNGFSHIYLFSAITIFIALTLFCKKRWEFVTICLLNLLATLVAYFTAAQLNISVIVLVVLLLTFTLIAYVSFLVKMAYKLKFNKAVNHVVELNKSLMVNDEMLRGKRNNLNSLINSLNEIIFEFDENKICLNTWFRKTDDRIIDPAIFTGKKLSDVFGYDKAKKYDDALDEVIKTRRQITIEFNSDFGSGRWFVARLAPVFDPAGNYTFRISASVTDISEQKKYADELKEKEALLLEAQAIAKTGNWSYDHSTKETYWSKSLYNILEIDSIPEDISKYEYYISLIHPDDRDKAYRYFSNLKETYESQFEYRLITPNGNLKYFRALKGELITYENGTPRRSFGVLQDITETKLSEKKIKVSQAELEEAQTIAKIGNWKWDVTMNKLTWSDEINNIFELDQASIAEQNFIKLLTKYAHPNDRHILKQHLKDLSKITNTSYEYRIITPNGNIKYLSIIVGKLIKREDGALRKVIGTLQDITDRKLAELESQRTENKYKLVLETIKLPAVSIDSNGDVIFCNKHAAEMLGFEQTEILGLNWINNFVPENSRNNTSELFESDSFKPQNINSVICRNGEQRVISWQNTISYDENGQIKEVTGIGEDITERQKKTLELITAKEQAEKSSQFKSEFLSIMSHEIRTPMNAVIGTTNLLLGEDPKPDQLEYLNILKFSGENLLAIINDILDYNKIEAGKLELNKIPFSIHHLTQRIKKSFYAKATEKDLDIELVIDDDIPALLMGDQVRLGQVLNNLVSNAIKFTHYGKVIIRLDQQLLTGSSVKINFTITDTGIGIAPENLHIIFDPFEQETQNSDANYGGTGLGLAITKRLIELHNSTISVTSKPGYGTEFTFSILFEIAPPEEKKDDTALIIAPNSTPDLLGMRVLIVDDNKMNIMIASKFLKKWQANPDEAISGHEAIELTKQNNYDLIIMDLQMPGMDGFEATRIIKRSNPQIPILALTADAMPETHSKAFAAGMCDYLTKPFIPNMLFEKVARYYVAVEG; encoded by the coding sequence ATGTCGTTTAAAATCAAGTTGTTATTTATATTACAAAACGATAATACCATTTACCGGCTATTGCTGGCCGGATTGCTTATTGCAAATCCTGCGCTTCATTATTTATGTCTTTACAACTCTTATGACCCTATTTGGCTGCGGGCAATAAACACCGGGTTATGCTTCGTTGCCCTGGGGCTTTCATTTTACCCGGGCAAATATTTCGCAATATTTAGCCAATATGCAGCCATACTATCATTTCTGGTAATAAACAACTGTATTTTATTAAGCAGAAACGGCTTTAGCCACATTTACCTTTTTAGTGCTATCACCATATTTATAGCGCTCACCTTGTTTTGTAAAAAAAGGTGGGAGTTTGTTACTATTTGCCTCCTCAACCTGTTAGCCACCCTGGTTGCATACTTTACAGCGGCGCAATTAAATATCTCGGTAATAGTATTGGTTGTGCTGTTGCTCACCTTTACTTTAATAGCATATGTTTCGTTTTTAGTAAAAATGGCTTACAAACTTAAATTCAACAAGGCTGTAAACCATGTGGTTGAGTTGAATAAATCACTAATGGTGAATGATGAAATGCTGAGGGGAAAGCGCAACAACCTGAATTCGCTCATTAACTCGCTAAACGAAATTATTTTTGAATTTGATGAAAACAAGATTTGTTTGAATACCTGGTTTCGTAAAACTGATGACCGGATCATTGATCCGGCAATATTTACCGGAAAGAAGCTTTCGGATGTTTTCGGGTACGACAAAGCAAAAAAATATGATGACGCCTTAGACGAGGTAATTAAAACAAGGCGGCAGATAACCATCGAATTTAATTCTGATTTTGGCTCCGGCCGCTGGTTTGTAGCCCGTCTCGCTCCTGTTTTTGACCCCGCCGGCAATTACACATTCAGGATCTCCGCATCGGTAACAGACATTTCGGAACAAAAAAAGTACGCCGACGAGTTAAAAGAAAAAGAGGCATTGCTGCTTGAGGCACAAGCTATTGCAAAAACCGGAAACTGGTCGTACGATCACTCGACCAAAGAGACCTATTGGTCAAAAAGCTTATATAACATCCTCGAAATTGACAGCATCCCGGAAGATATAAGTAAATACGAATATTACATCAGCCTGATTCATCCTGATGACCGCGATAAGGCTTACCGGTATTTTTCGAACCTGAAAGAGACCTATGAAAGCCAGTTTGAATACCGCTTGATAACCCCGAACGGTAATTTAAAATATTTCAGGGCCCTTAAAGGCGAGCTAATTACCTATGAGAACGGAACGCCCAGGCGCAGTTTTGGCGTATTGCAGGATATTACAGAGACAAAACTATCAGAAAAGAAAATTAAAGTAAGCCAGGCTGAACTTGAGGAAGCGCAAACCATTGCAAAAATCGGTAACTGGAAATGGGATGTGACCATGAACAAACTCACCTGGTCTGATGAGATTAACAATATCTTTGAATTGGACCAGGCATCGATTGCCGAACAAAACTTCATTAAATTATTAACTAAGTATGCCCATCCTAATGACAGGCATATCCTGAAACAGCATTTAAAGGATCTTTCTAAAATAACGAATACCTCCTACGAATACAGGATAATTACGCCAAATGGCAATATAAAGTATTTGAGCATCATCGTGGGTAAATTAATTAAGCGCGAGGACGGGGCATTACGCAAAGTAATCGGTACGCTGCAGGACATTACTGACCGCAAATTGGCTGAACTTGAATCGCAGCGTACCGAAAACAAATACAAGCTGGTATTGGAAACTATTAAGTTACCCGCAGTGTCAATAGACAGCAATGGCGACGTGATCTTTTGTAATAAGCATGCCGCAGAAATGCTTGGCTTTGAGCAAACGGAAATATTGGGTTTAAACTGGATCAATAATTTTGTTCCGGAGAACTCAAGAAATAACACCTCGGAATTATTTGAAAGCGACTCATTTAAACCTCAGAATATCAATTCAGTAATTTGCCGTAATGGCGAACAACGCGTTATAAGCTGGCAAAACACAATAAGCTATGACGAGAACGGGCAGATAAAGGAAGTAACCGGCATTGGCGAAGATATAACCGAGCGGCAGAAAAAAACGCTGGAATTGATCACGGCGAAAGAACAGGCCGAAAAATCATCGCAGTTTAAGTCGGAGTTCCTTTCTATCATGAGTCACGAGATCAGGACCCCAATGAACGCGGTGATCGGCACAACCAACTTATTATTAGGTGAAGACCCAAAGCCTGATCAATTGGAATACCTGAACATTCTTAAATTTTCAGGGGAAAACCTGCTTGCTATTATCAATGATATTCTTGATTACAATAAAATTGAGGCCGGGAAACTGGAATTAAACAAAATTCCGTTCAGTATTCACCATCTTACGCAAAGAATAAAAAAATCATTTTATGCAAAGGCTACAGAAAAGGATCTGGATATAGAACTGGTTATCGACGATGATATCCCGGCCCTGCTAATGGGCGACCAGGTTAGGTTAGGACAGGTATTGAATAACCTGGTAAGCAACGCTATTAAATTTACGCACTACGGAAAAGTAATTATCAGGCTTGACCAGCAGTTGCTAACAGGAAGTTCTGTTAAAATTAATTTTACTATAACGGATACAGGTATTGGAATTGCCCCTGAAAACCTGCATATTATTTTTGACCCATTTGAGCAGGAAACCCAAAACTCGGATGCAAATTATGGGGGGACCGGCCTCGGGCTTGCCATTACAAAGCGCCTTATCGAGTTGCATAACAGTACTATTTCTGTTACAAGCAAACCGGGATATGGTACTGAATTTACCTTTTCGATCTTATTTGAAATTGCTCCGCCGGAAGAAAAGAAGGACGACACCGCGTTAATCATAGCGCCAAATTCTACACCGGATTTACTGGGAATGCGGGTTTTAATTGTTGACGATAATAAAATGAATATCATGATCGCCTCAAAATTCCTTAAAAAGTGGCAGGCAAATCCGGATGAGGCCATCAGCGGGCATGAAGCAATAGAACTAACGAAACAAAACAATTACGACCTGATCATTATGGACCTGCAGATGCCGGGGATGGACGGTTTTGAAGCAACCCGCATCATCAAACGATCAAACCCGCAGATACCCATTTTAGCGCTCACTGCTGATGCAATGCCCGAAACCCATAGCAAAGCCTTTGCTGCCGGCATGTGCGATTACCTGACGAAACCTTTCATTCCAAATATGCTGTTTGAAAAAGTGGCCCGCTATTATGTGGCGGTGGAGGGTTAA